The proteins below are encoded in one region of Acidiferrobacterales bacterium:
- a CDS encoding ATP-binding protein, whose protein sequence is MSDSEIRKRLRLGEDHYWEFKQFEFKNGKPAHLKRNDLADELIAFANAKGGNLLCGVTDDSQIQGMTKPQLRAVDDLLGEVSTDSIEPALRILRLLIVVQRLSVTMLN, encoded by the coding sequence GTGAGTGACAGTGAAATTCGAAAGCGGCTTCGATTAGGTGAAGATCATTACTGGGAATTCAAACAATTCGAGTTCAAAAACGGTAAACCTGCGCATCTAAAACGTAACGATTTAGCGGATGAATTAATTGCTTTTGCCAACGCGAAAGGCGGCAACCTGCTTTGTGGTGTGACAGATGACAGTCAAATTCAAGGCATGACGAAACCTCAACTGCGCGCGGTTGACGATCTATTGGGTGAGGTGAGTACTGATTCAATTGAACCCGCGCTACGAATATTAAGGTTATTGATAGTCGTGCAACGGCTATCTGTAACCATGTTGAACGA